From Streptomyces sp. NBC_00237, a single genomic window includes:
- a CDS encoding trypsin-like serine protease, giving the protein MKNVLRAIKRSAVIGAVALAAFSLQPAGASAGTTGTPGTQPVVGGTRAAQGEFPFMVRLSMGCGGALYAKDIVLTAAHCVDGSGNNTSITATAGVVDLQSSSAIKVKSTKVLQAPGYNGSGKDWALIKLAKPINQPTLKIATNTSYNSGTFTVAGWGAAREGGAQQRYLLKAQVPFVSDASCKTSYSDLIPGEEICAGYAQGGTDTCQGDSGGPMFRKDNAGAWIQVGIVSWGNGCARPNYPGVYTEVSTFASAIAQAASTL; this is encoded by the coding sequence TTGAAGAACGTACTCCGTGCCATCAAGAGATCCGCCGTCATAGGCGCGGTCGCGCTCGCCGCATTCAGTCTCCAGCCCGCGGGCGCCTCCGCGGGAACCACCGGAACCCCCGGCACCCAGCCCGTCGTTGGAGGAACGCGCGCCGCCCAGGGCGAGTTCCCGTTCATGGTCCGCCTCTCCATGGGCTGTGGCGGCGCGCTCTACGCCAAGGACATCGTCCTCACCGCCGCCCACTGCGTCGACGGCTCCGGGAACAACACCAGCATCACCGCCACCGCCGGCGTCGTGGACCTCCAGAGCTCCAGCGCCATCAAGGTGAAGTCCACCAAGGTCCTCCAGGCCCCCGGCTACAACGGCAGCGGCAAGGACTGGGCGCTCATCAAGCTGGCCAAGCCGATCAACCAGCCCACGCTGAAGATCGCCACCAACACCTCGTACAACTCCGGCACCTTCACGGTCGCCGGCTGGGGCGCGGCCCGCGAGGGCGGGGCGCAGCAGCGCTACCTGCTCAAGGCGCAGGTGCCCTTCGTGTCCGACGCGTCGTGCAAGACGTCGTACAGCGACCTCATCCCCGGCGAGGAGATCTGCGCCGGGTACGCGCAGGGCGGCACGGACACCTGCCAGGGTGACTCCGGCGGCCCGATGTTCCGCAAGGACAACGCGGGCGCGTGGATCCAGGTCGGCATCGTGAGCTGGGGCAACGGCTGCGCCCGGCCGAACTACCCGGGCGTGTACACGGAGGTCTCGACCTTCGCGTCGGCGATCGCGCAGGCCGCTTCGACCCTGTAA
- a CDS encoding beta-galactosidase family protein codes for MADFTVGDQDFLLDGRPVRLLSGALHYFRVHESSWGHRLRMLRAMGLNCVETYVPWNLHEPEPGRFHDVDAPGRFLDAVAEAGLWAIVRPGPYICAEWENGGLPHWLTGPLGTRVRTRDGAYLGQVERWFRRLLPQVVQRQVTRGGPVVMVQVENEYGSYGSDAVYLGRLAGFLREVGVMVPLFTSDGPEDHMLTGGSIPGVLATANFGSGARAAFETLRAHQPSGPLMCMEFWCGWFEHWGASRVVRDAGDATAALREILECGASVNLYMAHGGTNFAGWAGANRAGELHGGELQPTVTSYDYDAPVDEFGRPTEKFWRFREVLAPYAEGPLPEVPEPPVRLAGPLEVEFTQWAPLGDVLEALGGEETERGVPATFEELGVGRGLVRYRVEVPGPRQAYPLGVRGLRDRAVVWVDGVRAGSLTEEDCFLAEPVAGPAVVELWVESLGRVNYGPRVGESKGLTGGVLHERQYLHGVRSRGLRLEAFEDAGAVRKVGFRGVPGGSGGAGGSDGLPAGLYSGEFTVAEGGSGDAGLELPGWGRGFVWVNGFCLGRYWPGVGPQGALFVPGAVVRDGVNEVWVLEVEGGGGEMTGAVG; via the coding sequence CCCGTGGAACCTGCACGAGCCGGAGCCGGGCCGGTTCCACGACGTGGACGCGCCGGGCCGGTTCCTGGACGCGGTGGCGGAGGCGGGGCTGTGGGCGATCGTGCGCCCGGGGCCCTACATCTGCGCGGAGTGGGAGAACGGCGGGCTGCCGCACTGGCTGACCGGGCCGTTGGGCACGCGGGTGCGGACGCGCGACGGGGCGTATCTGGGGCAGGTGGAGCGGTGGTTCCGGCGGTTGCTGCCGCAGGTGGTGCAGCGGCAGGTCACGCGGGGCGGTCCGGTGGTGATGGTGCAGGTGGAGAACGAGTACGGGAGTTACGGGTCGGACGCGGTGTATCTGGGGCGTTTGGCGGGGTTCTTGAGGGAGGTGGGGGTGATGGTGCCTCTGTTCACCTCGGACGGGCCGGAGGACCACATGCTGACGGGCGGTTCGATTCCGGGGGTGCTGGCGACGGCGAACTTCGGGTCGGGGGCGCGGGCGGCGTTCGAGACGCTGCGGGCGCATCAGCCGTCGGGGCCTTTGATGTGCATGGAGTTCTGGTGCGGGTGGTTCGAGCACTGGGGTGCTTCGAGGGTCGTACGGGACGCGGGGGACGCGACGGCGGCGCTGCGGGAGATCCTGGAGTGCGGGGCGTCGGTGAACCTGTACATGGCGCACGGCGGGACGAACTTCGCGGGCTGGGCGGGGGCGAACCGGGCCGGTGAGCTGCACGGCGGGGAGCTTCAGCCGACGGTGACGTCGTACGACTACGACGCGCCCGTTGACGAGTTCGGGCGGCCGACGGAGAAGTTCTGGCGTTTCCGGGAGGTGCTCGCACCGTACGCGGAGGGTCCGCTTCCGGAGGTGCCGGAACCGCCGGTGCGGTTGGCGGGTCCGCTGGAGGTGGAGTTCACGCAGTGGGCGCCGCTGGGGGACGTACTGGAGGCGCTGGGCGGCGAGGAGACGGAACGCGGTGTTCCGGCGACGTTCGAGGAGCTGGGGGTGGGGCGGGGGCTGGTCCGCTACCGGGTGGAGGTGCCGGGGCCGAGGCAGGCGTATCCGCTGGGGGTGCGGGGGCTGCGGGACCGGGCGGTGGTGTGGGTGGACGGGGTGCGGGCGGGGTCCCTGACGGAGGAGGACTGTTTTCTGGCGGAGCCGGTGGCGGGGCCCGCGGTGGTGGAGCTGTGGGTGGAGTCGCTGGGGCGGGTCAATTACGGGCCCCGGGTCGGGGAGTCGAAGGGGCTGACGGGGGGTGTGCTGCACGAGCGGCAGTATCTGCACGGGGTGCGGTCGAGGGGGCTGCGGCTGGAGGCGTTCGAGGATGCGGGGGCGGTGCGGAAGGTGGGGTTCCGCGGGGTGCCGGGTGGGTCGGGTGGGGCGGGTGGGTCGGACGGGCTCCCTGCGGGGCTCTACTCGGGAGAGTTCACCGTCGCCGAGGGCGGGAGCGGGGATGCGGGGCTGGAGTTGCCGGGGTGGGGGCGGGGGTTCGTGTGGGTGAACGGGTTCTGCCTGGGGCGGTACTGGCCGGGGGTGGGGCCGCAGGGGGCGCTGTTTGTGCCGGGGGCGGTGGTGAGGGACGGGGTGAATGAGGTGTGGGTGCTGGAGGTGGAGGGAGGTGGGGGTGAGATGACGGGGGCGGTGGGGTAG